In Erpetoichthys calabaricus chromosome 4, fErpCal1.3, whole genome shotgun sequence, one genomic interval encodes:
- the LOC114651191 gene encoding paraneoplastic antigen Ma1 homolog gives MYSLTQRSLKVLCECRSEVDPAALPPEVLPNGGGGGVWKLVTTNRVGGSPESFAGKFEKLLKDEGMTMDDVQALYMRDKSGQSNPESVIRAVGELIGKTVRPSNENNAYRRLRVFSGVSPTPAGEKGLDVWVDQARLMVEECDCSDKEKRRRLIESLKGPALEVIQAVRVADPDARPAEYIEAVENIFGTTESGEDLYIAFRMLRQQRGEILSSFLRRLEKLLAKVVRKGGLSADLADKARVEQLLRGATESEIMLLHLRLRERKQNPPSFLKLLTEIREEEEWEERRQQSSWGTKQPRVHSARVQEEVNPGSFDFNSLKAEISDLKVQLEKTPRLAQSQAASVPAETKQRKNMKFEKDAELQALQKQVLDLQRELKVLTVRQFREGSCS, from the coding sequence ATGTACAGCCTTACACAGAGGAGTTTAAAGGTGCTTTGCGAATGCCGATCTGAGGTGGATCCAGCAGCTCTTCCCCCAGAAGTCTTACCTAATGGTGGGGGAGGGGGTGTTTGGAAACTAGTGACTACCAATAGAGTGGGTGGTAGCCCAGAAAGTTTCGCTGGAAAATTTGAAAAACTACTTAAAGATGAAGGGATGACTATGGACGATGTACAAGCTCTGTACATGCGTGATAAGTCTGGTCAAAGTAACCCAGAGTCTGTTATTCGGGCTGTTGGGGAGCTGATAGGAAAGACAGTCaggccctcaaatgaaaataatgcctATAGGCGTTTAAGGGTTTTTTCTGGTGTGAGTCCCACACCTGCAGGTGAAAAAGGCTTAGATGTTTGGGTTGATCAAGCAAGGCTTATGGTGGAGGAATGTGACTGCTCCGATAAAGAAAAGCGGAGGAGGTTAATTGAGAGTCTGAAAGGGCCAGCTTTAGAAGTCATTCAAGCCGTAAGAGTGGCTGATCCTGATGCTCGGCCTGCAGAATATATTGAGGCTGTAGAAAATATATTTGGGACAACTGAGTCAGGGGAAGACTTATACATTGCATTTAGGATGCTACGTCAGCAAAGAGGGGAAATATTGTCTTCGTTCCTTAGGAGGTTAGAGAAGTTGCTTGCTAAAGTAGTGCGGAAAGGAGGTCTTTCGGCTGATCTAGCAGATAAAGCCCGGGTGGAACAGTTATTAAGAGGGGCTACTGAGTCTGAAATTATGCTGCTACATCTCAGGCTAAGGGAGAGAAAGCAAAACCCCCCATCTTTTTTGAAGCTGCTCACAGAAATTCGTGAGGAGGAGGAATGGGAAGAGCGTAGACAACAGTCCAGTTGGGGCACAAAGCAACCCCGAGTTCACTCAGCTCGTGTGCAGGAAGAGGTTAATCCTGGGTCATTTGACTTTAACAGTTTAAAAGCGGAAATTTCCGATTTGAAAGTACAGTTAGAGAAGACTCCTAGATTGGCACAGTCCCAAGCTGCAAGTGTCCCTGCTGagacaaaacagagaaaaaacatgAAGTTTGAGAAAGATGCTGAACTGCAGGCGTTACAGAAACAAGTGTTGGACCTGCAGAGGGAGCTAAAAGTGTTAACTGTACGACAATTTAGAGAGGGGAGCTGTTCCTAG